The stretch of DNA TAACCAAATCTATTTAATCTAGAAGTCATTTCACTTTCGCCTCTTAAAAAACCAACCATAGGTACACCATCTATTTTTTCTGTTAAATACATAAGTCCACCACATTCTGCATAGCATTTAACCCCTCTATCTAAGGCAGATTTTATACTATTTATCATTGATTTATTTTTACTTAAAGCATCTTTAAAAACTTCTGGATAACCTCCACCTAAATATATAAAATCTATATCTTTTTCTAATTCTTTATCTTTTAAAGGACTAAAATAAGTTACTTCTCCAGCTTCCTCTAATAACTCCAAGTTTTCCTTATAGTAAAATCTAAAAGCTTCATCATAAGCTACTGCTATCTTTAAATTTTTATTTTTAATATGAAAGTTATCTTCATACTTATTTATTTCTTTAAACTCATTAATTAATTCATCTAAATTTACATAGGTTTCTATTAAACTTGCACAAAGTTCTATTTTACTATTTAAATTATTTACTTCAACACTTTGAACTAATCCTAAATGTCTACTAGATAACTTCATATCATCATTTTTAGGTAGATACCCAAAAACCTTTAAGTTACAATTCACTTCTATACTTTTCTTTAAAAGATTATAATAACTCTCAGATATAGAATTTAATACAACTCCAACAATATTTGCTTTTTTAAAGTCTTTAATACCATTAAGCTCTGCACATAAAGTTGTACTTTGAGCTTTGGGCGTTATAACTAATAATATTGGAGCATTATCTAAAGTCTTTGATATGCTATAAGTAGAGCCCTCTTCTGTTATTCCCATTCCATCATAAAGCCCCATTGCCCCTTCTATTACAGCTATATCGCCTTTTCCTCTTGAAAATCCTGCTTTAACTCCGTCTTCTCCCATAAGATGCAAATCTAAATTTCTAGAACTTTGTCCTGTTATTTCAGTATGGAATCCTGTATCTATATAATCTGGACCAGTCTTAAAACCTTGAACTTTATATTTTCTATTTTTTAATGCTTTCATTAAACCTAAGGTAAAAGTAGTTTTACCTCCACCACTACAGTTGGATGAAATTATTATTGTTTTCATTTACTTTCCCCTTTTTAGTTTCGCCTGCACCTACATATCTGTTTTCTATAATATCTTCAATTCTCTTTATATATAACTTGTTAAACTTTTCTAATTCTCCTAAGCCTTTCATATGAAGCTTTACCTTAATTCCCTCTGCCTCTAGCATAGACTTCCAAGAATCCTCTTCATCAGATGCCATATCATTTATTGCATGATCTCCTGCAACTACCATAAGAGGCATTAAGGTAACTTCTTTAATATTTTTCTTTTTTATTCTGTTTAGTACTATATCAAAGGTTGGATATCCTTCTACAGTACCAACAAAAACATTATCATAACCATGATCTTGAAGCACTGATTGAAGACATCCATATACTGCATTAGCTGAATGAGCTGTTCCATGTCCAACCATTACTACTGCTTCCTTATTTTCAAACACTTCTTCTATAGTATTTATAAATATTGAATAATCTTGAGGTAAGTCTTCTATTCCTTGATAATAGAAGATTGGTCTTCCAAGCTTTATTGATTTAAATTTATTTATATAAGCTTCTTGAACGTTTTTAATATATTGAAACTCTTCCCCTGGAATAATATGTAGTGGCTGTATTATTACCTCTTCAAATCCACTTTTATATAATTTATCTAAAGCTTCCTCTGGAGTATCTATAAATATATTATTTTTTATCTTTAGTTTTTTTATAATTTTATGAGCTGTAAATGCTCTAAAAACTTCATAACCATCAAAATGATCTTTTATTTGATTTTCCGCCTTTTGGATTGATTTTTCTAATACTTCTAAATAACTCGTCCCAAAGCTTACTACTAATATTGCTTTTTTCATAAAATAAAATTCCTTTCAATTATCCAATTTAATTTTTAAATATAAAAAGCGCCCTCTTCTTGAGGACGCTTAAATTTTCTAACAAAAAACATAAGTAATAAACCATTAGTATCATAAATTAAGACTGTCTAAAGGCTAATTAATTATTGTCTATTTGCTAATTATCTTCCCACCGAAGGATAGCACAGAAATTTAGGCAGGTCTCCTGACTTAAGCTTCATCCTCCTCTCCTCCTTCCCAACTAAAAGTCAGTGGATATTTTAGAGATTTGTCTGCTTTTACAGTAGCGGGGGCTGTAGTGGGTTTTCACCACTTTCCCTTTTAATCTTAAAAGATTTCGCCTTCAAGAACCTAAAATCTACAATATTTAATTACATTAATTATACAGTATTAGTTATATCATTGCAATAAATGAAATTTATTTAAAATTCTTTTCTATTTTTTCTATTCTCTCATATAAACTTATGAACTCATCAGCTAATTGTTGAAAATTCATAGCATTCATTAAATGATCTTGTGCATGAACTAATAATACGTTCATTTCCACCTTTTCTCCTGAAGCTTCTTTTGTTATAAGCTTTGTTTGAAATTCATGTGCCTTATGCATTTCTTCCCTAGATTTTTTAATTAAATTTTTAGCTCCTTCAAAATTTCCTTCTTTTGCTTTACTTATTGCATCAAAAGCAAGACCTTTTGCTTCCCCTGCATTTGCTATTAATCCAAAGGATACTTCCATTAATTCTTCATTCATATTTCAAGCCTCCTAAATATCAGAATAATTTGATATTTCTATATTATTTTCTTCTAATAATTTTTTTTAATACTATCACTAGCATGATTAACATTATTACTTTTTTCTTTTATAGTTTTTGCTATTTCGTATCCATATGAATCTTTAATAGGTAGGGTTGAAAGTATTAATATATTGATGATACCTTTTAATAATTCTTTACTCATTAACACTCTTCCACTACATGGTATTACTATACATATAGTAACATATTGTTTAATATAATAATATAAATTCAAACATAAAAATAAGCCATAGATTACTCTATGACTCATTTTTTATACTATTGGAAACCTAATAAGCTACCTATTTGATAGACTACAGTAGCTGCTACTAAGCCTACTAAAAAAGTATATACTGCAGTAAATAGTGTCCACTTCCATGAGTTTGTTTCTCTTTTTATGGCTCCCAAGGCAACTAAACAAGGTGTATATAAAAGGGACATTACCATAAATGCCATGGCACTAAGAGGTGTGAATACTGTTTGTACAGCGCTTACTAATACTGGCCCTTCAGATATTCCTGAATATATTAAGCCCATTGTACCAACAACAGTTTCCTTTGCAAGAATACCTGTTATCAATGATACTGAAGCTTGCCATGTTCCAAAGCCTGCATATTTAAACAATGGTGCTATAGAAGTTCCTATCATACCTAATAATGTATTTTCACTATATTGTTCTGAGCCTAATGGGAATGTAGATAATACCCAAAGAATTATCATTACTGGTAATATTACAACTCCTGCTCTTTTTATAAATGCTCCTGCTTTATCCCACATAAGCATTAGAATATTTTTAAGTGAAGGAACTCTATAACTAGGTAATTCCATTACAAAATGTGAAGGATCACCTTTAAATATTGTTTTACTAAATATCTTTCCTGCAATTAATGCAATTATTAAACCTGTTACATATAATTCAAATAATATTAAGGCTTGATAACTGTCAAAGAATGCTGATATAAATACTGCGTATATTGGTAATCTAGCTCCACAGGATATAAATGGATTTATAAGTATTGCTATCATTCTATCTTTTTTATTATCAAGAGTTCTTGTTGCCATAATACCTGGTACGTTACAACCTATACTTACAAGCATTGATACGAATGTTTTACCATGAAGTCCTATAGATCTCATAACTCTATCCATAACATAAGCTGCTCTTGCCATATAACCACTATCTTCAAGTACTCCTATTAAGAAATACATTACCATTATAAGCGGAAGAAATGCTACAACAGCGGCAACTCCAGCAAAAAGTGCATCTCCAACAAAACTAAGTAAAAGATCTGGAGCGCCAGATGTTTCTAAAAAAGCAACTGTCTTTTCCCCTAAATCAGCTATAAGTACATCTGTCCAATCTTGAATTCCAGCTCCTACAGTAAAGGTAATTTGGTATAAGATTAGCATAACTATAGCAAAAATAGGTAATCCTAAGAATTTATTCGTTATTACTTTATCAATTTTATCTGTTAAAGTAGTAGTATTCTCTGATTTTTTAACTATAGTTCTACTAACTATTTCAGTAATTTTTTCATATCTTTTATCTACTATGGCTATTTCTGCTTCAAAGCCAATTTTATCTTCTATGGTTGCGGCAGTTTCATCAACTATTTTAGTAAAGCCATTTATATTCTCTTCACTTATTAACTTCTTTATATAGCTATCATTTTCTAATAATTTTATAGCCAACCATCTTTCTTCATATCCTAAAGTGTTTTTATTATTTTTTAAAACTTCCTCTAGAATAGATATATGCTTTTCAAGATCATCCCCATAATTTATTTCTTGGCTTGTACTTTTAATATTATCACTTATAGCAGCTTCTATTAACTCATTAATACCTTCACTTTTTAAAGCTACTGTTGGAATCACTGTTATTCCTAATTCCTTAGATAATTTTTTAATATCTATAGATATACCTTTATTTTGTGCTTCATCCATCATATTTACAGCAAGAATTACTTTTGTATTCATTTCTAAAAGCTGTAAAGTCATATAAAGATTTCTTTCTAAATTTGTAGCATCTACTACGTTAATTACTACATCTGGCTTTTCATTAATTATGTAGTTTCTTGCAATTATTTCATCCTCTGAATATGCACCTAAACTATAAGTTCCTGGTAAATCTACCACCTTATATTCTTTTTTATTATATTTTAAAGTCCCCTCTTTTTTTTCAACTGTTACTCCTGGCCAGTTTCCTACATGCTGCCTTGTTTTAGTTAAAATATTAAATATACTTGTTTTACCGCAGTTTGGATTTCCTGCTAATGCAATAGTCTTCATTTTATCCCCCTACTTCTAAATTAATTATCATTATCAATAATTATTCTCTAACCATTATTTTACCTGCTAAACTATTATCTAGTGCAAATCTACTTTCTCCAATTGAAATAATAATGCATTTGCCATCATTTTTTACAACTGTTACTTTATTTCCTGATACCAAGCCAATTTCTCTCATTCTTTTAGCAAATTCTTCTGATAATGCTAATTTAATAATTTTTACTGATTCTCCCTCTTTAACAAACTTTATTGGAATCATCTTTACCTCCTAGCT from Clostridium chauvoei encodes:
- a CDS encoding cobyrinate a,c-diamide synthase, with the protein product MKTIIISSNCSGGGKTTFTLGLMKALKNRKYKVQGFKTGPDYIDTGFHTEITGQSSRNLDLHLMGEDGVKAGFSRGKGDIAVIEGAMGLYDGMGITEEGSTYSISKTLDNAPILLVITPKAQSTTLCAELNGIKDFKKANIVGVVLNSISESYYNLLKKSIEVNCNLKVFGYLPKNDDMKLSSRHLGLVQSVEVNNLNSKIELCASLIETYVNLDELINEFKEINKYEDNFHIKNKNLKIAVAYDEAFRFYYKENLELLEEAGEVTYFSPLKDKELEKDIDFIYLGGGYPEVFKDALSKNKSMINSIKSALDRGVKCYAECGGLMYLTEKIDGVPMVGFLRGESEMTSRLNRFGYARVETKGLKINCHEFHKSKVNLEEKTVYKVKKDMYTGETKTWECGYYKNNTLAGYPHIHFFSNMEFLKDLLEK
- a CDS encoding sirohydrochlorin cobaltochelatase; protein product: MKKAILVVSFGTSYLEVLEKSIQKAENQIKDHFDGYEVFRAFTAHKIIKKLKIKNNIFIDTPEEALDKLYKSGFEEVIIQPLHIIPGEEFQYIKNVQEAYINKFKSIKLGRPIFYYQGIEDLPQDYSIFINTIEEVFENKEAVVMVGHGTAHSANAVYGCLQSVLQDHGYDNVFVGTVEGYPTFDIVLNRIKKKNIKEVTLMPLMVVAGDHAINDMASDEEDSWKSMLEAEGIKVKLHMKGLGELEKFNKLYIKRIEDIIENRYVGAGETKKGKVNENNNNFIQL
- a CDS encoding PTS lactose/cellobiose transporter subunit IIA → MNEELMEVSFGLIANAGEAKGLAFDAISKAKEGNFEGAKNLIKKSREEMHKAHEFQTKLITKEASGEKVEMNVLLVHAQDHLMNAMNFQQLADEFISLYERIEKIEKNFK
- a CDS encoding PadR family transcriptional regulator — encoded protein: MSKELLKGIINILILSTLPIKDSYGYEIAKTIKEKSNNVNHASDSIKKNY
- the feoB gene encoding ferrous iron transport protein B, with product MKTIALAGNPNCGKTSIFNILTKTRQHVGNWPGVTVEKKEGTLKYNKKEYKVVDLPGTYSLGAYSEDEIIARNYIINEKPDVVINVVDATNLERNLYMTLQLLEMNTKVILAVNMMDEAQNKGISIDIKKLSKELGITVIPTVALKSEGINELIEAAISDNIKSTSQEINYGDDLEKHISILEEVLKNNKNTLGYEERWLAIKLLENDSYIKKLISEENINGFTKIVDETAATIEDKIGFEAEIAIVDKRYEKITEIVSRTIVKKSENTTTLTDKIDKVITNKFLGLPIFAIVMLILYQITFTVGAGIQDWTDVLIADLGEKTVAFLETSGAPDLLLSFVGDALFAGVAAVVAFLPLIMVMYFLIGVLEDSGYMARAAYVMDRVMRSIGLHGKTFVSMLVSIGCNVPGIMATRTLDNKKDRMIAILINPFISCGARLPIYAVFISAFFDSYQALILFELYVTGLIIALIAGKIFSKTIFKGDPSHFVMELPSYRVPSLKNILMLMWDKAGAFIKRAGVVILPVMIILWVLSTFPLGSEQYSENTLLGMIGTSIAPLFKYAGFGTWQASVSLITGILAKETVVGTMGLIYSGISEGPVLVSAVQTVFTPLSAMAFMVMSLLYTPCLVALGAIKRETNSWKWTLFTAVYTFLVGLVAATVVYQIGSLLGFQ
- a CDS encoding FeoA family protein, which encodes MIPIKFVKEGESVKIIKLALSEEFAKRMREIGLVSGNKVTVVKNDGKCIIISIGESRFALDNSLAGKIMVRE